In one Solanum lycopersicum chromosome 11, SLM_r2.1 genomic region, the following are encoded:
- the LOC101263366 gene encoding patellin-1-like: MGACATKPKDLKGDAPETAPENVPATEIATKDAAEVAVAAKDVVVVAEVEVKKEIEADAAAADDDDAEKRRSLSNLFKENEECKGSEQVNEEASKITPSEAKPEEVEKVVDAPVTSEIEKALEVASITAEAPKVEPSEEKKIDEVKSEPKTPAEKKVEEAKPAVETPAEKKIEEAPVAPTHVETKAEDAPKVTVVEEKKSS, translated from the exons atgggAGCTTGTGCAACGAAGCCAAAGGATTTGAAAGGAGATGCACCGGAAACCGCACCGGAAAATGTTCCGGCGACTGAAATCGCCACCAAGGATGCGGCGGAAGTAGCCGTCGCCGCCAAGGATGTGGTGGTTGTGGCGGAAGTAGAAGTGAAAAAGGAAATTGAGGCCGATGCTGCTGCTGCAGATGACGACGATGCTGAAAAACGCCGATCTCTATCTAACTTGTTCAAAgag AACGAAGAATGTAAGGGGTCAGAGCAAGTAAACGAGGAGGCATCCAAGATCACACCATCAGAAGCTAAGCCAGAAGAAGTTGAGAAGGTTGTTGATGCTCCTGTAACTTCAGAGATAGAAAAAGCACTAGAAGTGGCCTCAATTACTGCTGAGGCTCCCAAGGTGGAGCCTTCCGAGGAGAAGAAGATAGATGAAGTGAAATCAGAACCTAAGACTCCTGCTGAGAAGAAAGTAGAGGAAGCAAAACCGGCAGTAGAGACTCCTGCAGAGAAGAAAATAGAAGAGGCACCAGTTGCTCCAACTCACGTGGAGACGAAAGCCGAAGATGCTCCAAAGGTAACTGTAGTAGAAGAAAAGAAGTCGAGCTAG
- the LOC104644444 gene encoding WAT1-related protein At1g68170-like yields the protein MTTMKTVILMVLSQIASGSVNIFYKVAVADGMKVQIMVFYRLFFATAFMVPLAFIIERKRRPRLTWTILLQGVINGLLGAALGSNLYAESLIFTTATFSSAMSNLTPAVTLILAVLIGMEKLDIYRVAGQAKLFGTLLGIGGALILNLYKGMKIPLPSMNIHLLHNTNDTATTAQHAAYNDIWGSILAFLSCASYASWLIFQGRMRQRYPMYSNTALMCFCGAIQAGIYAFIRERDLSAWKLGCNIRLFTPAYSGIVSSGLGVTVVAWCTKQKGPLYVSSFYPLALIFVAIVGTIVLPEDLYLGSLIGSVFIVIGLYVMLWGTAKENTVAAAEALKHNDNGVIEIISYAGINQATAAVVPEFKTDDIIIPTSTAAHQEP from the exons ATGACAACTATGAAAACAGTTATTTTAATGGTGCTAAGTCAAATTGCATCTGGAAGTGTTAATATTTTCTACAAAGTTGCTGTTGCTGATGGAATGAAAGTACAAATTATGGTCTTTTACAGATTGTTTTTTGCTACTGCTTTCATGGTTCCTCTTGCTTTCATTATTGAAAg AAAAAGAAGACCAAGATTAACTTGGACAATACTGTTACAAGGTGTAATTAATGGATTATTGGG gGCAGCACTTGGAAGCAACTTATATGCAGAGAGTTTAATTTTCACAACAGCAACATTTTCATCAGCTATGTCTAACCTCACTCCTGCAGTTACATTAATTTTGGCTGTACTTATAGG GATGGAAAAATTGGATATATATAGAGTAGCAGGACAAGCAAAGTTGTTTGGAACTTTATTAGGCATTGGAGGAGCATTGATACTGAATCTTTATAAAGGAATGAAGATCCCATTACCATCTATGAATATACATTTGCTTCATAATACTAATGACACAGCAACAACAGCACAACATGCAGCTTATAATGATATTTGGGGATCAATACTTGCATTTTTGAGTTGTGCTTCTTATGCATCTTGGTTGATCTTTCAG GGGAGGATGAGGCAGAGGTACCCAATGTACTCAAACACTGCCTTAATGTGTTTTTGTGGGGCTATCCAAGCAGGGATATATGCTTTTATTAGAGAAAGGGATTTATCTGCCTGGAAACTTGGATGTAATATCAGACTTTTCACTCCTGCTTATTCT GGGATTGTTTCTTCTGGATTAGGAGTGACAGTAGTAGCATGGTGCACAAAACAAAAAGGACCTCTCTATGTCTCATCGTTCTATCCGTTAGCACTTATCTTTGTAGCCATAGTTGGTACGATTGTCCTTCCCGAGGACTTGTACCTTGGAAG CTTAATAGGATCAGTATTCATCGTTATTGGCTTATACGTTATGTTATGGGGGACGGCCAAAGAGAATACAGTAGCTGCAGCTGAAGCATTGAAACATAACGACAATGGAGTCATTGAGATCATCTCATATGCTGGAATAAATCAAGCTACTGCTGCAGTAGTCCCAGAATTCAAAACTGATGATATAATTATTCCAACATCGACTGCAGCTCATCAAGAACCATAA